A single genomic interval of Juglans regia cultivar Chandler chromosome 1, Walnut 2.0, whole genome shotgun sequence harbors:
- the LOC108991962 gene encoding collagen alpha-2(I) chain-like, which produces MEGLGAVGEHVAGGGLGLVGALGVGGEPRAGGGLEPVAEPITDGGLSAVGKPVVVGGLGVVGEPVVGGGLGAIGEPVVDGGLGTVGWLGAGGEPIIGGGLGVVGEPIAVGGLSADGELGTVGELVIVGGLDAVGEPVASGGLGTVLELVTVGGLGDMNPRERNPLNPQSI; this is translated from the coding sequence ATGGAGGGTCTCGGCGCAGTTGGAGAGCATGTTGCAGGTGGAGGGCTCGGTCTAGTTGGAGCGCTCGGTGTAGGTGGAGAGCCCCGTGCGGGTGGAGGGCTCGAACCAGTTGCAGAGCCCATCACAGATGGAGGGCTCAGCGCAGTTGGAAAGCCCGTCGTAGTTGGAGGGCTCGGCGTAGTTGGAGAACCCGTCGTAGGTGGAGGGCTCGGCGCAATTGGAGAGCCCGTCGTAGATGGAGGACTTGGAACAGTTGGATGGCTCGGTGCAGGTGGAGAGCCCATCATAGGTGGAGGACTCGGTGTTGTTGGAGAGCCCATCGCAGTTGGAGGGCTCAGTGCAGATGGTGAGCTAGGTACAGTTGGAGAGCTTGTCATAGTAGGAGGGCTCGACGCAGTTGGTGAGCCTGTCGCAAGTGGAGGTCTTGGCACAGTTTTAGAGCTAGTCACTGTTGGAGGGCtcggtgatatgaacccgcgagaACGGAATCcgttgaacccacaatcaatttga